Part of the Bacteriovorax stolpii genome, TCGAGAGGTTTCGACCCGACTCAATCCCTGCGGCATTGGCCCCTGAATGATGGGTGCCGGCGCTCATTGAAGAGTGCCCGATGCGTGAGTAAACAGTATGAAGTTTATGGGCCAGGTTTTTTTCGATGAGAGCGAGCTCAAAACTCTGCGCCGATTTTTTCTTCTGGTCTTCAATCTTTTCTACATAACCTTTAGAAACTCCACGCATGAAAGAGTTTTTAGCGGCAATGCTTTTAAAAGTCGGGTTTTTCTTTTTCACATCTTTCCACATAGCTTCCAGTTCGTGGTCTAAGAAATGAGCGACGTACTCGGCCAACTCGACACTGGTCTTATCGCCGATAACTTCCAGGTAAAAAATCCCTCTGCCGTGGTTAAAAACGGGAGAGACGAAAAAGGTTTTTAGGATTTCATAGATTGCCACGTGTTTCGTTTGCTTGCGGGAAGCTTCCAATACGCGTTTTACATAAACCGTCTCATCTTCTTTACTCTGAGTGCGGGTCATATCCAGGTTGTGCTCTAAAAGGAGCTGATTGGCCTTTAGAGTGGCAAGTTCTCTTTCGTGAGGGTTATCACTGCTAGATAAAGCGAGAAGCTTTTTTAGGCGCTCTAACAACTTTTGCGTTTTAAGGTCGCCTTCAATCTTATCGTTTTCAATTTGTACGTTAGAGTAGGCGCGCTCGACATCTGTGTCCCAGTTAAAACTGCGGCAGATCGCTTTGAACTCTTCACCATGCATGACTTGTGGCCCATGAATAATGTAGGCCCAAAAGTGGGCCAGCTCGTGGCGGATGACATTTTTTAAAACGCGGTCGTGGGCCGTGTACATAAGTTTTTTCGAAAGTCCCAGCTCATAGGTTCTCGAATCGAAATAACCTAGTCTCGAGTTATCTTCAAAAACGATAATATTAAGTGGGTAGAGGATGCCTTTATGAAGGACGCGGCTGCGGTCCATTTTTAGCGACATTTCATTGTTTACAATATCGCGCACGTCTTCGCGGACGCGGGAGATGAAAGCTTTGATGGTGTCGGAGTATAAGAACATGCCCCATATTCCATTATGGGGCATTAAAGATCAATAATTAATTTACGGCCTTAACCTTACAAGTTTTGGCATCCATAATGGCCGACATAAGTGTTGATTGTCCCGATTCTAAATCGCTTACTGTAACGACAAAAATGGCCTCGTCACCAGAAACATAGGGTTTATATTTAGATGTGAGAGAAACAATCGCGTCAGGAGCATCATGAGTATAGCGCTCGTAAATAGCAGTGTAGGCCTCTGATTTACAAGGTACAGGGCCAGCAAAGGCACCAAAAGATAGGGTTAAAGCAAACAATGTAATCGCAATTTTCATAATAGTCTCCAGAGCTATGTGTCTTTTACCTATATTAGGCGATGACCCAACTAAAAACCTTAAACAATGTAAAAAAGAGCAGGCCGTGAAAACTTTAAACAGTCATGATTATAGATGCTCTAAATCAGATATTTCTTTAAAGGACAGGCCCATAATTTAGTTATGGAGGGTACTGCTATGAAAGGGATGTCAAAATTTGTGCTTTTTATGAGTCTTTTTGCTTTTAAATCTTACGCTGGAGATAAGAAACCTTGGGTGTATCTCGACCTCGGGGACACGATCGTTAATACCAGTGATATGAAGCATATTAAATATATGAAAGGAGCAAAAGAGTACATTGAGGATTTAAAACGTGAAGGATTTAAAATTGGGATTATCTCTAACATTCCTGAAGAATGGGGGCTCGATTATGAACAAAAACTCGCGAGACTCAAAGAAGTGATCTCAAGCGGCTGGGACGACCAACATGCTTTTGATTGGAGTGATTATGACCAGATTCTTTTGCCTTTAAAAAATGAAGAAATGAAACCAGCTCCAACTCTTTTCTTGAAGGCAATTAATATGGCGGAGGGTTGCCCATCATTGTATGTGGGAGAGAGTCCCAAAGAAATTGTGGCAGCTAAAAATAGTGGAATGGCCGCAAAACTTTATGAGGCCCAAAAAGAAGATTCTTTAATTCCAGTGATGGAAGTAAAAAGCTTTATGGCCCAAAATTATAAACGGGAATATGACCAAGAATGCTTAGAGTAGAGGCACTTATTTTCCAGCAAGAGCACTCGAGTGCTCTTTGCTGGAACTTCGGCCAGAACTCAATTGAAGCATTCTTAAATGCCCGTCTATATCAATGTGGTAGAGTTTATCTCCTTCAATATTGACGGAAGCATAGTGCTCAGACCACGGAGTCTCGTTTTGTCCAGGTGTCCATCTGGCAACTTCTTTTCCTTCTGTGACAGAAAAACCAAAAATGCCATTGTCGGGAGAGGGGTACCAGAGAATTCCTCTTTTTGAGTCATATTCAAGACTGGAAAGTGCATAGAGGTCTGCACTTTTTGAAATATCTTTGGCCGTATTTTTACACCATATTTTTTCTTTTTTATTTAAGCTCACACCGCAAACTTCACCGGCCATAGTGGCCAGGAAAACATATTCTTCATTTGAATCACTTGAAAAAATATAATAGGGAAGAGAGGCGATAGGTGCATTGAAGGGAATTGAGAAATGAGGCTCTCCTGTTTTTTTATCTAAGCAATAAAGAAGCCCAACAGTTGAAGGAGTATAAATTTCTCCCAGAGTGTAACAAACATTGTTTTTCGAAACGACAGGATGCATCCAGTTGGATAAGGGCAACTCTTTTTTCCAAATAATTTTTGAACTTAAAAGATCGCGGGCCACAGCGTAGCTGCGATCGGAAAGTTTTGCTTTTTCAACCCCCGTACCTAAGAAGACAACATTATCTTCAACTGTAACAGTCGCATCTATATGCCCATCATTAACATGCCAGATTTCCTTCATGGTAAGAGGATCAATAGCATAAAGTCCATCGGCCCCGGCCGGAGCAAGCATAATGTCTTTATCCTGGTATTTTGTAATAAGCTGTTGGCCTTCAGTATGCCCTTTGGTTTTAAACACTTTAAAAACTTTACCAGTTTGTAGGTCAAAAGAATAAATGCGTGCATGATGAGTGAGGTGATTTCCTTCACCTGAGTAGAGTCTTTTTTGGTAAATAATTGGTCTCGTTGTCGCATTGGCCCCAATAAAGAATTTCCTATTAACCTTTAAAGAGTTTTGAGCAACTTCATAAATAAACCCATCATCGCTGCCAAAAAATAAGGATTGATTAGAGGGAGCGCCAGATCTGAATGATCCTTTTGGCAATTTAATCTCTTTTTGAAGTTTTAATTCTGTCGCTTCAGCGTTTGTTATTTTTCCAATGTAATCGTGTTTGCGTGTAAGGTTGTCGGAGTATTGTTCATTGCTTGAAATGGCATTTTTGTTAGACTGCCAATTAATTGTCGTCATGAAACTTGGCATAGTTTTAATGTAGATAAAACTTTTATAAATTCCAAGTCCCAAGAGATTTAAGGCAATCATGGACATGAGGACACGTTTTTTTAATAAAACTTCAAGAAGTTGCTTAGGGCCTTCAGCCTTTAATTTAAGTCCAAACCAGCCTGCAACAAGAGTGGCAAGTGAGCTCATGGCCACCATCAGAGCAGTGAGTGGGATGAGGACCGTAGGGATAATTGCAGGACTTAAACCTCTTGTCGCAGCTTCATGATTGCTAATTAGCCAGTGTAATACGTCCATTATTTCCATCCACCCATACTTTATCTCCATCTTTTAAAAGGAGATGACATTGTTTAATTTCACTTACCGCCGGCAAACTCATTTCGCGAGCAACGATTGCGCAATGAGAGAGGACTCCACCATTGCTGACGATGATGGCCTGAGATTTTAAAAAGAGCCCAGTCCATCCAGGATCAGTTGACTCAGCAACCAGGATGGTGTTCTCCGGCCATGAGTCTGTATCAGCATTATCCGGGTCAATAACGACTCTAACTTCACCATAAGAAAGACCAGGGGATAGAGCGAGCCCGTTTATAATGTTGCTCTTATTCGGGATTTTTCCACTTAAAACCTCTTCTATTTTTTCTAATTCAACGATCGTAGGAAGAGAGATCGTTTTGCAAAGCTCTGATTGAGTTTTGCGTTTACTTGCCACAAAAAGATCGAATTTTCTGTCTTCAATCTCTTTATAACTGTGCCAGAAAATTAAATCACCTAGTTGGTTTCTTCTCGCGATTTCCAGCGCGATAAAACGAATGTGAGAATAAGGCGATAGAAGCAACATTTTCCACTTTTCTCTTAATTCCAGCATTTCTTTTAAGAGGAGCCATTCTTTTTTGATAATTTCTTTTTTATAAGTTTTTAAAGCGTCTATATCGGCTTCCACTGTGTATGAAAGTGAATTTTCCTTAGAGGGGGTTTTTGGCATATTTTTAAAAAATGCCTTATCGGCCAGCTCACTCCAGCGTGGATTGGCGAGCTCTAATTCACCGGGACCTCGGTGCCCAAATTTTTTTAGGAAAAAAATTTGTTTGTTTTTATCGCTTAGAGCTTCTTTGTATTCATTGTTCATATCCATTGTTACGGTATGAAGACCCTGGGCCATCCATTTATTGATCATAAGGTCGATATTTTTATCTGTATCAATACCTTTTAAGAGTGCTTTTAAATTTTGCGAAGTTGTCTCTATCAAAGTCACAAGAAGCAATGGCCAGAGCAGGTGGGCATTGTAAAAATCGCTGACCTCATTTTTAAATGTTTTTAATAGCTCGTCATCCGAATACTCTTTATAGAAATTGGCATCCTGAACCCGAAAACACTTATCATTAAAAGCGACCATTTCTTTGGTGCACTCTTTAAGCCAAACATTTCTTTCGGTTGAAAGGCGAAGTCCAACCTTAAGCATTCTCCACATTGTAAATGGAGTCAGAATAAAGGTTTTAAAGGTCATTTGTTTCAAATCAAAAACAAGCTTGGGTTTATTTTCGTGAGATTTATTTAAAATCATACGATAAGGAATTGGCCCAAAATAAAAAGGAGCGAGCATCGAAATATTGATATAACCTTTGTTAAAGATTCTCTCCAGTAGAGAGTGATCCGGATTTTCGATCTCTTGCTCTATGCCTATGTAGCCTAATTTTTTGAGTGCTTTTGAAAAGGCATGGTCTTTTGAAAAGGCCTCTTTCCAGATACTGAAGGTTAACTCACTCGGAGGACCACTCCATTCTGCAAAAGTGCCACCATCCCAGACTGTCTCTTTTTTATAATGGGTTTTTAATCTCTTTATTTCATCTTCTACGATTCTTTTTGTCTCTGACTTTCCCGAAAGAGCGGTAATGGGTCTGGATTGAAGAACGAAGAGATTATTGTTTTTATCGATGGCCCATTCCATATCAATTTCAACTTGAAATAGGTCCCTGACTTTCATCCCAGTAGAAACGAGATTTTCAATATCAAAGGGCGCTTTTATTCCCGTTTGTTTTTCTTCAAAATGCATTGGTGTTTTTTTGCCCGAAACCAGGTCTTCACCAAGCCCCATAATAGACTCTGCTATCCAGCCTTTTTCTCCAGTTCGAGGGTCAGTACTGAAAAAGACTCCAGAGTAGAGTGGATCGACCATGACTTGCAGAACGACGTTCATGACTCCCTTGGAATTTCCCAGGAAGTGCTCTCGGTAAAGTGCGCTGGATTTTTTATTGATGGAAGAAAAACAATTTTTAATAGCGGCTTCCAGCTCACTCTTTTTTTCTATGTTGAGGTAAGTCGAGTTTTGACCGGCAAAACTCTGCTCACTTGAATCTTCACCAACGGCAGAGCTTCTGACAGCAAGCTTTTGGTTGTTGTTTTTATCCCACCATTGAAAGATCTCATTCATTTCATTTTCACCTGGAAGGGAGTCTAGAATGAGTCCATCTGGAACAGGAAATCCGGCATTTTTCATCAGGCCTAGAGTGAAGCCTTTGCCGCCAAGGAAGGAGTGATCTTTTTTTATGTCGTTAAAAAAATATATCGTCATAGGTAAATGACGATAGCGTGGGATCATTTAAATAAACATGATTGGGGTTAGGTTTTAAACAAAAAAGGCCCCTTTCGGGGCCTTTATGTTTTTGAAGTTAATCGGTTGGTAACTCGAACTCTTAAAAACCGAAGACGGCTTTTATTCCATTCTGCAGAATCAAAACAGTCCACTGGACTGTTTTGTCGAGTTACTTCCTAGCAGCGAAAATCCCTTGAACAACACCACGATTCATACGTGCGATGTTATCAAGCTTAATTCCCTTCGGACATTGAGCTTCACACTCAGCTTCGTTCGTACAGTTTCCGAACCCAAGCTCATCCATTTTTTCAACCATAGCTAAAGCTCTATGTTCAGCTTCAACTTGTCCTTGCGGAAGAAGAGCAAGTTGAGAAACTTTGGCAGCAACAAAAAGCATTGCTGAAGCATTCTTACAGCTTGCTACACAGGCACCACAACCGATACAAGCGGCAGCGTCCATCGCTAGTTCTGCTTCTTCGTGACCGATTAGGATTGAGTTTCCATCTGGAGCGTTTCCAGTGTTGACGTTAACGTATCCACCAGCTGCCATGATTTGATCGAAAGCTGATCTATCAACCATAAGATCTTTAACAACCGGGAAGGCCTTAGCTCTCCATGGTTCGATAACGATTTCATCACCATTTTTGAATTTTCTCATGTGTAGCTGACAAGTTGTTACGCCACCTTGTGGTCCGTGGGCCTGTCCGTTGATCATAAGAGAACACATTCCACAGATACCTTCGCGGCAGTCGTGGTCGAATGCGATCTGGTCACCTTTTTCGCGAACCAGTTTGTTGTTAAGGATGTCTAGCATTTCCAAAAATGACATATCAGGAGAGACGCCATCCAGGTTATAGTCGACCATTTGTCCTTTATCTTTGCTATTTTTTTGTCTCCAGATTTTTAACTTCAGAGACATTGTTTCTGTGCTATTTCCACCCATATGGGACTCCTTACTTGTAAGATCTTTGTGTTAGTTTTACGTTCTCAAACTTCAGTTCTTCAATGTGACGAAGTGGCTCTACGCCGTCGCCTTGGTATTCCCAAGCAGCAACGTGACAGTAGTTCTCGTCATCGCGTTTTGCTTCACCTTCTTCAGTTTGAGACTCTTCTCTGAAGTGTCCACCACATGATTCAGGTCTCATTAGAGCATCAAGGGCCATAAGCTCCCCAAGCTCTAAGAAGTCAGCAACTCGACCAGCTTTCTCAAGCTCAGTGTTAACGTCAACATTTGATCCAGTTACTTTTACATCTTTCCAGAATCTCTCGCGGATGCTTCTGATTTGATCAATGGCCTTCTTTAGACCTTGCTCATTTCTCGCCATACCAACGTGATCCCACATAACTTTTCCAAGCTCTTTGTGGAAATCATCAACCGTTTTTGTTCCGTTGATTGCCAGTAGCCTGTCGTATTTTTCTTTTGAGTTCTTCAATGCTTTTTCAAATTCAGGGTGAGATGTCTCAAGCTTTTCGAATTTGTTTGAAGCGAAGTAATCACCGATTGTGTACGGGATAACGAAGTACCCGTCAGCTAGACCTTGCATTAGAGCAGAAGCTCCAAGGCGGTTTGCTCCGTGGTCAGAGAAGTTTGCTTCTCCAAGAACGAATAGACCTTCGATGTTTGACATAAGGTTATAGTCAACCCATAGACCACCCATTGTGTAGTGGATAGCAGGGTAGATCATCATCGGAGTTTTGTACGGGTCTTGATCTGTAATCTGTTGGTACATATCAAAAAGGTTTCCGTATTTTTCTCTGATTTTATCGATACCATCGCGCTTAATTGCAGAAGAGAAATCCAGGTAAACGGCCAGACCTGTGGCCCCGACACCAAAACCAGCATCGCACATATTCTTCGCGTTTCTTGAAGCTACGTCACGAGGAACAAGGTTACCAAATGATGGATAAATTCTCTCTAGGTAGTAATCTCTTTCTTCTTCAGGAATATCCTGTGGCTTTCTTGTGTCGCCTTTTTTCTTTGGAACCCAAACGCGTCCGTCGTTACGAAGAGACTCAGACATTAGAGTCAGTTTCGATTGGTGATCACCTGAAACCGGGATACATGTAGGGTGAATTTGCGTGAAACATGGGTTTCCGAAATAAGCACCTTTTTTGTAAGCGCGGAATGCAGCTGAAGCGTTTGAAGCCTTAGCGTTTGTAGAAAGATAGAACACGTTTCCGTATCCACCTGTAGCTAAGATTACAGCGTCGGCCATGTGGCGCTCGAACTCACCAGTCACAAGGTTTCTTGTGATGATACCGCGAGCTTTACCGTTAACGATAACTAGCTCAACCATTTCACGGCGAGTAAGTGATTTTACTTTTCCGTTATTCACTTCTTTCATCATTGCAGAGTATGCACCTAAGAGAAGCTGTTGCCCTGTTTGTCCACGGGCATAGAAAGTTCTTGATACTTGAGATCCACCGAAAGATCTGTTTGAAAGAGTTCCACCGTATTCACGAGCGAATGGTACACCTTGAGCAACACACTGATCGATGATGTTGTTAGCGACTTCAGCAAGACGGTGAACGTTTGCTTCACGAGCGCGGTAATCTCCACCTTTTACAGTGTCGTAGAATAGGCGGTAAACAGAGTCCCCATCGTTTGGATAGTTTTTAGCAGCGTTGATACCACCTTGAGCGGCAATCGAGTGAGCGCGTCTTGGTGAATCCTGGATACAGAAAGTTGTGACATGATACCCTAGTTCGGCCAGAGAAGCGGCAGCAGATCCACCAGCGAGCCCTGTTCCAACGATGATAACAGAGTATTTTCTCTTGTTAGCAGGGTTGACGATTTTCATGTGGAATTTATGGTTTTTCCATTTTTCAGAAATAGCTCCTGCAGGAACTTTCCCGTCTAGTTTTTTAATTTTATCAGCTGGAGTTGTCATATTAGTGTGCTCCTTGGAAATAACAGAAAATTGAAAGCGCTGAGAATCCTACAGAAACAAGGATTCCGAAGGCCCAGGCTGCGCATTTTAGTTTTGGCATATACTTAGGGTGGTTTAACCCCAGTGACTGAAATGCTGACCAGAAACCGTGGCTGACGTGGATACCTAAGCTCGTCACGCACACGATGTAGAAAAGAACGTGAAGAGGATTTTGGAAATACTCAATCGTCGTTCTGTACATGTCTCTCATCACTACACCATGAACTTCAGTTTCATAGTGAGAACCGAATTTCAGATTGATTAAGTGAAGGATTAAAAAGATCAGAGTGATGATACCAGTAAAAGGCATCGTGCTCGATGCAAACGTGGCCCCACGGCCTGAATGTTTTCTCGAGTGGTACTGGATAGGTCTTGCCGCTTTGTTTTCAAGAACAAGCTTAATGGCCATGACAGTGTGGACGATGAAAAGAAGACCAAGACCAGCTTCCGCTAAATAGATAAGCGGGTTGCTTGTTAACGTGTACGAGTACTTGTTAAAAGCGTCGCTTCCAACAACGAGAAGAACGTTGCCGAGTAAGTGAGATAAAACGAAACCGCAAAGAAGGAGACCCGTCACACCCATAATCTGTTTTTTAGTTACAGAGTTGAGGTACGAGCACGAACATTTAGAACTCATAGGTAAGTGCCCCTTGGAAAAAATCGTTATCAAAATAATGTGAGTTGTCCAAAAGGATTTTACTCCAGTGGAAACGAATGGTTAAGCAGAATATGGACTTTTTTAAATAGGTTAATTTTAGCCTTGTTTTACTCAAAAAAAGTCACTATTTTTTGATCAGATGCTGTGGCACTATTAGGTAAGTTTTATTTGAGGAAATATGAAAGATACAGATATGCAATTTGTGGGATGGCGAGAAGTTGTTAGTCTTCCCAAATTTAAGTTAAAAGACCTGCGAGCGAAAATTGATACAGGTGCTAAGACATCGGCCCTGCATGCAGACAGTATTGAGTTCATCAACATTAACGGTAAGAAATACGTCAAATTTCTCTTTATTACTGAAGATGGCAAGCATCATTATATAAAGTCGCCTTTTATTGAAGAGCGCGCGATTAAAAGCTCTAACGGTGACAAGACCATTAGACCTGTCGTGAAGACTGAAATCAAAATGGGTAAAGAGCGTTTTGAAATCGAAGTGACGTTAATTAACCGCGACCTGATGGGTTTTAAAATGCTCATCGGACGTGAGGCCTTAAATGGCAGATTCCTAATTAATCCGGCCAAACACAACTTGCTCAAATCTAAAAAGGAAAAGACTCAATGAAAATTGGTATTCTTTCAAGAAACTCAGGGCTGTATTCAACCAAGAGATTAGTAGAGGCCGCAAAAGCGCGCGGACACGAAGTCGAAGTCATCGATACACTTAAGTGTTACATGGATATTACTTCCACAAAGCCCATGGTTCACTATCAAAGCCGAGCATTGGATGATTTTAATGCGATTATTCCCCGCATTGGCGCGTCAATTACCTTCTACGGTTGTGCTGTTATCCGTCAATTTGAAATGATGGGCGTGTTCTCATTAAATGAAAGTGTGGCCATCACCAGAAGCCGCGACAAACTTCGCTCTCTACAACTTTTATCGAGAAAGGGATTAGGCCTTCCGGTGACAGGATTTGCTCACTCGACAAAAATGACTCAGGAACTCATCAAGCTTGTTGGTGGCGCACCTCTGGTTGTGAAACTTTTAGAAGGGACACAAGGAAAGGGAGTGGTTCTTGCTGAAACAGAATCGGCAGCAGAGTCGGTTATCGATGCCTTTAGAGAAATGGACGCCAACATTTTAGTTCAAGAGTTTATTAGAGAAGCTAAAGGATCTGACATTCGTTGTTTCGTTGTTGGTGATGAAGTCGTGGCCTCGATGATGAGAACAGCAAAACCGGGAGAGTTTAGAAGTAATCTTCACCGCGGAGGAACAGCTAAGATTATCGAGATCACTGAAGAAGAAAGAAAAGCAGCACTTGATGCAACCAAGGCCTTAGGGCTTAACCTTGCCGGTGTGGATATGCTGAGGTCATCACGTGGCCCTCTTATTATGGAAGTTAACTCATCTCCAGGTCTAAATGGAATTGAGACAGCGACTGGAAAAGATGTCGCTGGAATGATCATCGAGTATCTTGAGCGCATGGATAAGAGTTCGACTGAGACGAAAGGAAACGGCTAAGGAAAATAGAAGTGCAAATAACAGAGTTTCCCGCAGAGTATTTCATCAAATTAGAAGGCCAGGATTTTCTTCTTGGCCGCTTGTCTATTAATAAAATGAACAAGAGCTTCTGGGTAGAAGTGGATATTGTTCAAAAAGAATCAAAGAAGATTTTTGCTCACGTGGGCAACCTTTATAATGTCGCTGATCTGGATGAGGCCATAACGTCGTCAGTTCAAATGCTCTCGAAATATGTGAAACCTTGATTTATTTACTTTCGGCCCACATTCACTTAACAAACGGGGCGGCGATGATGTTATAATCATTCTCAATGAGAATGTACGTCCTCCTTATATTTACCGCCATCTTTCTGTCTTTTCAGGCGGCCTATTACGCTATCAATCTTCAGAAAAAAAGTGTTGCGGGGCCAGCAGAGATCCAAGAAATCCAGGGTTATAAAAAAGAGTTTGAACTCACTAAAAAGCCCGTGCTTGAAATCGACTTAAGTGCGATGTATCCGTCGCGCAGATACGCTCAGCTTCTTCAGCCGGTAAATGCCTTTTCCCGCGAAGGCAACAATACAAAAACATATTTTTCGAGACCTTGTCGATCTACCAGCGATTTCATGAGTAAGCTCTACCAAAGTAAGAGCGAAACTTGGGAAGATTTCCGCTGTAATAAAATTAGTGAACTTCCGGATCAGTTTTTTGAAACGCCACCATTAATCCATGAAAGTGGTGTGAGTTATGCCTATCTCGCTTTTTTATCGGGGCGCGAGCCTTTTTATACGCCAGAGTGGGTGAGGTCAAATCTTAACTTATTCCATGCTTATGAATTAGAAGAACTTCCGGCCCGAAGCCTGGAAGGGAACTTTAAAATTCTTTCTAACTTAAAAAAATCAGACCTTGAGTTACTGGTTAAAGGTGAGAGCTACATCGTCACAGACTCTTATTTTTTAGTACGCAACCGTCAGGATTATAATGTTACATACAAGATTTTTCCGCGAACAGAGCTTGATAGTTACCTAAAAGAGAAGGTTTACTTCCTGCAAAGTTATGACGAAGGTGAGCCTTGCTATTATAAGGAAGGGCGCTTTTGTTGGGAAAAAGATGACCGTACACTGATTTCTGTTTTAATGCAGTCATCGATTATTCTTTTTATCGGATCTATCATCGTTTTAGTCCTGATTGCCGTGATTCTTTACAAGAAAATCAAACAACAAAAATTTGAAGAAGAAAGAAAAAAACACGCTCTTCGTGTACTCACCCATGAACTGCGAACTCCGATAGCAAACCTTATGCTTTTAGTTGAAAGCATCAATAAAGAGAGTGACACCATTCCTGCTCATGTCTTAGAGGAATTTTTAAAAGTGGAAGGTGAAGTTTACCGCTTAAAGCGCCTGGCCGAAAAAAGCACGAGCTATCTTCAAACTCACGATGGACAGTCCTTGGTTTTTATCAATTTGAGCCCAGTGCCTTCGATCAATGAATTAGTGGAGAGTATGCTCGCTGATTACGAAGAAAAAGGCG contains:
- a CDS encoding DUF2786 domain-containing protein; its protein translation is MFLYSDTIKAFISRVREDVRDIVNNEMSLKMDRSRVLHKGILYPLNIIVFEDNSRLGYFDSRTYELGLSKKLMYTAHDRVLKNVIRHELAHFWAYIIHGPQVMHGEEFKAICRSFNWDTDVERAYSNVQIENDKIEGDLKTQKLLERLKKLLALSSSDNPHERELATLKANQLLLEHNLDMTRTQSKEDETVYVKRVLEASRKQTKHVAIYEILKTFFVSPVFNHGRGIFYLEVIGDKTSVELAEYVAHFLDHELEAMWKDVKKKNPTFKSIAAKNSFMRGVSKGYVEKIEDQKKKSAQSFELALIEKNLAHKLHTVYSRIGHSSMSAGTHHSGANAAGIESGRNLSIKPGISAGKSGKTLLLS
- a CDS encoding HAD hydrolase-like protein, which produces MKGMSKFVLFMSLFAFKSYAGDKKPWVYLDLGDTIVNTSDMKHIKYMKGAKEYIEDLKREGFKIGIISNIPEEWGLDYEQKLARLKEVISSGWDDQHAFDWSDYDQILLPLKNEEMKPAPTLFLKAINMAEGCPSLYVGESPKEIVAAKNSGMAAKLYEAQKEDSLIPVMEVKSFMAQNYKREYDQECLE
- a CDS encoding PQQ-binding-like beta-propeller repeat protein, translating into MDVLHWLISNHEAATRGLSPAIIPTVLIPLTALMVAMSSLATLVAGWFGLKLKAEGPKQLLEVLLKKRVLMSMIALNLLGLGIYKSFIYIKTMPSFMTTINWQSNKNAISSNEQYSDNLTRKHDYIGKITNAEATELKLQKEIKLPKGSFRSGAPSNQSLFFGSDDGFIYEVAQNSLKVNRKFFIGANATTRPIIYQKRLYSGEGNHLTHHARIYSFDLQTGKVFKVFKTKGHTEGQQLITKYQDKDIMLAPAGADGLYAIDPLTMKEIWHVNDGHIDATVTVEDNVVFLGTGVEKAKLSDRSYAVARDLLSSKIIWKKELPLSNWMHPVVSKNNVCYTLGEIYTPSTVGLLYCLDKKTGEPHFSIPFNAPIASLPYYIFSSDSNEEYVFLATMAGEVCGVSLNKKEKIWCKNTAKDISKSADLYALSSLEYDSKRGILWYPSPDNGIFGFSVTEGKEVARWTPGQNETPWSEHYASVNIEGDKLYHIDIDGHLRMLQLSSGRSSSKEHSSALAGK
- a CDS encoding PEP/pyruvate-binding domain-containing protein, which translates into the protein MTIYFFNDIKKDHSFLGGKGFTLGLMKNAGFPVPDGLILDSLPGENEMNEIFQWWDKNNNQKLAVRSSAVGEDSSEQSFAGQNSTYLNIEKKSELEAAIKNCFSSINKKSSALYREHFLGNSKGVMNVVLQVMVDPLYSGVFFSTDPRTGEKGWIAESIMGLGEDLVSGKKTPMHFEEKQTGIKAPFDIENLVSTGMKVRDLFQVEIDMEWAIDKNNNLFVLQSRPITALSGKSETKRIVEDEIKRLKTHYKKETVWDGGTFAEWSGPPSELTFSIWKEAFSKDHAFSKALKKLGYIGIEQEIENPDHSLLERIFNKGYINISMLAPFYFGPIPYRMILNKSHENKPKLVFDLKQMTFKTFILTPFTMWRMLKVGLRLSTERNVWLKECTKEMVAFNDKCFRVQDANFYKEYSDDELLKTFKNEVSDFYNAHLLWPLLLVTLIETTSQNLKALLKGIDTDKNIDLMINKWMAQGLHTVTMDMNNEYKEALSDKNKQIFFLKKFGHRGPGELELANPRWSELADKAFFKNMPKTPSKENSLSYTVEADIDALKTYKKEIIKKEWLLLKEMLELREKWKMLLLSPYSHIRFIALEIARRNQLGDLIFWHSYKEIEDRKFDLFVASKRKTQSELCKTISLPTIVELEKIEEVLSGKIPNKSNIINGLALSPGLSYGEVRVVIDPDNADTDSWPENTILVAESTDPGWTGLFLKSQAIIVSNGGVLSHCAIVAREMSLPAVSEIKQCHLLLKDGDKVWVDGNNGRITLAN
- a CDS encoding succinate dehydrogenase/fumarate reductase iron-sulfur subunit: MSLKLKIWRQKNSKDKGQMVDYNLDGVSPDMSFLEMLDILNNKLVREKGDQIAFDHDCREGICGMCSLMINGQAHGPQGGVTTCQLHMRKFKNGDEIVIEPWRAKAFPVVKDLMVDRSAFDQIMAAGGYVNVNTGNAPDGNSILIGHEEAELAMDAAACIGCGACVASCKNASAMLFVAAKVSQLALLPQGQVEAEHRALAMVEKMDELGFGNCTNEAECEAQCPKGIKLDNIARMNRGVVQGIFAARK
- a CDS encoding fumarate reductase/succinate dehydrogenase flavoprotein subunit; the encoded protein is MTTPADKIKKLDGKVPAGAISEKWKNHKFHMKIVNPANKRKYSVIIVGTGLAGGSAAASLAELGYHVTTFCIQDSPRRAHSIAAQGGINAAKNYPNDGDSVYRLFYDTVKGGDYRAREANVHRLAEVANNIIDQCVAQGVPFAREYGGTLSNRSFGGSQVSRTFYARGQTGQQLLLGAYSAMMKEVNNGKVKSLTRREMVELVIVNGKARGIITRNLVTGEFERHMADAVILATGGYGNVFYLSTNAKASNASAAFRAYKKGAYFGNPCFTQIHPTCIPVSGDHQSKLTLMSESLRNDGRVWVPKKKGDTRKPQDIPEEERDYYLERIYPSFGNLVPRDVASRNAKNMCDAGFGVGATGLAVYLDFSSAIKRDGIDKIREKYGNLFDMYQQITDQDPYKTPMMIYPAIHYTMGGLWVDYNLMSNIEGLFVLGEANFSDHGANRLGASALMQGLADGYFVIPYTIGDYFASNKFEKLETSHPEFEKALKNSKEKYDRLLAINGTKTVDDFHKELGKVMWDHVGMARNEQGLKKAIDQIRSIRERFWKDVKVTGSNVDVNTELEKAGRVADFLELGELMALDALMRPESCGGHFREESQTEEGEAKRDDENYCHVAAWEYQGDGVEPLRHIEELKFENVKLTQRSYK
- a CDS encoding succinate dehydrogenase cytochrome b subunit; protein product: MSSKCSCSYLNSVTKKQIMGVTGLLLCGFVLSHLLGNVLLVVGSDAFNKYSYTLTSNPLIYLAEAGLGLLFIVHTVMAIKLVLENKAARPIQYHSRKHSGRGATFASSTMPFTGIITLIFLILHLINLKFGSHYETEVHGVVMRDMYRTTIEYFQNPLHVLFYIVCVTSLGIHVSHGFWSAFQSLGLNHPKYMPKLKCAAWAFGILVSVGFSALSIFCYFQGAH